One Podarcis raffonei isolate rPodRaf1 chromosome 3, rPodRaf1.pri, whole genome shotgun sequence genomic region harbors:
- the LOC128409874 gene encoding cysteine-rich venom protein pseudechetoxin-like has translation MIILTVLLSFAAVLQQPASKAHAVGIGPAERNQIVDKHNALRRGVQPPASNMLKMRWNSAAEANAKRWASNCRFAHSPSNQRVADGISCGENIYASSHATPWNDVIQAWYNEVKDFKYGVGAVRPGAVTGHYTQVVWHKSHLIGCYDAHCPQNSMKYLYVCQYCPAGNMMGSLQTPYKSGSPCGDCRGSCDNGLCTNH, from the exons ATGATCATTCTCACTGTGTTGCTGAGTTTTGCTGCTGTGTTACAACAACCTGCTTCAAAA GCACATGCAGTAGGAATTGGACCAGCTGAGCGAAATCAGATTGTTGACAAGCACAATGCCCTGCGGAGAGGAGTGCAGCCACCGGCAAGCAACATGCTGAAGATG agATGGAATTCAGCTGCTGAAGCGAATGCAAAACGCTGGGCAAGCAACTGTCGATTTGCTCACAGCCCAAGTAACCAAAGAGTTGCCG ATGGCATCTCATGTGGTGAAAATATATATGCATCATCTCACGCTACTCCATGGAATGACGTGATTCAAGCTTGGTACAACGAGGTGAAAGATTTCAAGTACGGTGTTGGAGCAGTCCGTCCAGGGGCCGTAACTGGTCATTACACTCAG GTGGTTTGGCACAAGTCTCACCTAATTGGTTGTTATGATGCCCATTGTCCTCAAAACAGCATGAAGTACCTCTACGTTTGCCAGTACTGTCCTGC AGGGAACATGATGGGATCACTTCAAACCCCATATAAGTCTGGGTCACCTTGTGGGGACTGCCGTGGCTCATGCGACAATGGATTATGCA CCAATCATTGA